In the Roseibium sp. HPY-6 genome, one interval contains:
- a CDS encoding AMP-binding protein, whose protein sequence is MREHYEAFSKQDANHVPLSPLSFLERTATIFPDRTAVVYNNLQRTWSEVHTRVRRLASSLQKRGIGQGDTVSVLAANTPELFELHYAVPLTGAVLNTINIRLEPETVAYIFEHSDARLVIADTAFSGVVSKAFEINGKALPIVDIVDPEGPGGERIGEATYSDLIDTGDPAFAWQGPQDEWQALALNYTSGTSGRPKGVVYHHRGAYLMAMGTPVAWELPRHPVYLYTVPMFHCNGWCHAWTMTLMAGTIVCIRQVTGKAVFDLIGKLGITHLGGAPIVLSMLVNTPEEDRKPLSGPVKIMTAGAPPPAAVLAATKSLGFEVMQVYGLTETYGHVVQCLWREEWEDLSADEQAELQSWQGVGFPMTETVDVVNRETGASVPWDGETQGEIVIRGNTVMKGYYKNAEATDEAMSGGSFKSGDAAVRHSNGYVQIRDRLKDVIISGGENISSVEVEGVLHRHPDVVLAAVVALPDETWGEVPCAFVELKEGSTVTEETLIEFCRQHMAGFKRPKKIVFTELPKTATGKIQKFVLRQDARAMTENSS, encoded by the coding sequence ATGCGGGAGCACTACGAGGCATTTTCCAAACAGGATGCCAACCATGTTCCTCTATCACCGCTCTCGTTTCTGGAACGTACGGCGACCATCTTTCCCGATCGAACCGCTGTTGTTTACAACAACCTGCAACGAACCTGGAGCGAAGTGCATACGCGGGTGCGCCGCCTCGCCTCAAGCCTTCAAAAGAGAGGTATCGGACAGGGCGACACGGTGTCGGTCCTGGCCGCCAACACCCCGGAACTGTTTGAGCTTCACTATGCGGTTCCGCTGACCGGAGCGGTGCTCAACACCATCAATATCCGTCTCGAGCCCGAGACGGTTGCCTATATTTTCGAGCACAGCGACGCGCGTCTCGTCATTGCCGACACGGCGTTTTCCGGCGTCGTCAGCAAGGCCTTCGAGATCAACGGCAAGGCGCTACCCATCGTCGATATCGTCGACCCGGAGGGGCCGGGTGGCGAGAGGATCGGGGAGGCAACCTACTCGGATCTGATCGACACCGGTGATCCCGCCTTCGCCTGGCAAGGTCCGCAAGACGAGTGGCAGGCCCTGGCACTCAATTATACCTCCGGCACATCCGGGCGGCCGAAGGGGGTCGTCTATCACCATCGCGGCGCCTATCTCATGGCAATGGGCACACCCGTCGCCTGGGAACTGCCGCGGCATCCGGTCTATCTCTATACGGTGCCGATGTTTCACTGCAATGGCTGGTGTCATGCCTGGACCATGACGCTGATGGCCGGAACCATTGTCTGCATTCGCCAGGTCACCGGCAAGGCCGTCTTCGACCTGATCGGCAAGCTTGGCATCACGCATCTTGGTGGTGCACCGATTGTGTTGTCGATGCTGGTGAACACGCCTGAAGAGGACAGAAAACCGCTCTCCGGGCCTGTGAAGATCATGACGGCTGGTGCGCCTCCTCCGGCGGCTGTATTGGCGGCGACAAAGTCTCTCGGGTTTGAAGTCATGCAGGTCTATGGCCTCACCGAGACCTATGGCCATGTGGTCCAATGCCTTTGGCGCGAGGAGTGGGAAGATCTTTCGGCGGACGAACAGGCTGAACTGCAATCCTGGCAGGGCGTCGGCTTTCCGATGACCGAAACGGTGGACGTTGTGAACCGGGAGACCGGCGCTTCCGTTCCGTGGGATGGCGAAACCCAGGGCGAGATTGTCATTCGCGGCAACACCGTCATGAAAGGTTATTATAAGAACGCGGAAGCAACCGATGAAGCCATGTCGGGTGGCTCCTTCAAGTCGGGAGATGCCGCTGTCCGTCATTCGAACGGTTATGTACAGATCCGGGACCGGTTGAAGGACGTCATCATCTCAGGCGGCGAAAACATCTCCTCTGTCGAGGTGGAAGGCGTGTTACACCGCCATCCGGACGTGGTTCTGGCGGCAGTCGTCGCGCTGCCGGACGAGACATGGGGAGAGGTCCCGTGTGCATTCGTTGAACTGAAAGAAGGCAGCACGGTCACCGAGGAAACTCTGATCGAATTTTGCCGCCAGCACATGGCCGGGTTCAAGCGGCCGAAGAAAATCGTCTTTACCGAGTTGCCAAAGACGGCGACCGGAAAGATCCAGAAATTTGTCCTGCGCCAGGATGCCAGGGCAATGACCGAAAACTCCAGCTAA
- the acuI gene encoding acryloyl-CoA reductase produces MTFKALLVEKDDEGKTSASVQDLDDSRLPEGDVTVAVEYSTLNYKDGLCVGPGGGLVRNYPHIPGIDFAGTVLESSDDWYKPGDKVVLTGWRVGEVWWGGYAQKARVKGEWLVPLPEGLSTRNAMAIGTAGFTAMLAVMALENHGLKPEDGPVLVTGAAGGVGSVATAILANLGYEVAAVTGRESTWDYLKSLGASRIVPRDDVNETVKRPLEAETWAGCIDAVGGAMLARVLGQMKYGSSVAAVGLAGGAALPATVIPFLLRGVNLLGIDSVMRPYEARLPAWERLAKDLPMDKLEAMIQPATLADLPGLGADILKGQVKGRVVVDVNA; encoded by the coding sequence ATGACTTTCAAAGCACTCCTCGTGGAAAAGGATGACGAAGGCAAGACGTCGGCATCGGTACAGGATCTCGACGACAGCCGGCTGCCTGAAGGTGATGTGACCGTCGCCGTCGAGTACTCGACGCTGAACTACAAGGACGGGCTTTGTGTCGGGCCGGGCGGCGGCTTGGTCAGAAACTACCCTCATATTCCAGGCATCGATTTTGCCGGCACGGTCCTGGAGTCTTCCGACGACTGGTACAAGCCGGGCGACAAGGTCGTTCTGACCGGCTGGCGCGTCGGTGAGGTCTGGTGGGGTGGCTATGCGCAAAAGGCGCGCGTCAAGGGCGAGTGGCTCGTGCCCCTGCCGGAGGGCCTTTCCACCCGCAACGCCATGGCGATCGGAACGGCCGGGTTCACCGCAATGCTTGCTGTCATGGCTCTGGAAAATCATGGCCTGAAGCCGGAAGACGGCCCTGTTCTTGTAACGGGCGCCGCCGGCGGTGTCGGCTCGGTCGCAACGGCCATTCTCGCCAATCTCGGCTATGAGGTTGCCGCCGTCACGGGCCGCGAAAGCACATGGGACTACCTGAAGTCGCTTGGCGCCAGCCGGATTGTGCCCCGTGACGATGTCAACGAGACCGTCAAGCGCCCGCTGGAAGCGGAAACCTGGGCCGGTTGCATCGACGCAGTCGGCGGCGCGATGCTGGCACGCGTGCTCGGCCAGATGAAATACGGCAGCTCCGTCGCAGCCGTCGGTCTCGCAGGCGGCGCTGCGCTTCCTGCAACCGTCATTCCGTTCCTGCTCCGGGGCGTCAACCTCCTCGGCATCGACAGCGTCATGCGACCTTACGAAGCCCGCCTTCCCGCCTGGGAGCGTCTCGCGAAGGACCTGCCGATGGACAAGCTCGAAGCCATGATCCAGCCCGCGACCCTGGCAGACCTGCCCGGCCTCGGCGCCGACATTCTCAAGGGCCAGGTAAAGGGCCGTGTTGTTGTCGACGTGAACGCTTGA
- a CDS encoding LysR family transcriptional regulator encodes MDIEALKALLLVRDIGSIAGAARALDVDASSVSRIVANTERDLGVRIFQRSTRKLALTEEGGRYLQRIAPLLEELETAGEEAASQGAQPRGTLKMTASVAFAQEGIMPVLPLFQERYPDLSVELYPSDYNMDLLAEGLDLAIRLAAAPKGDLISTRLFSSHYRVVASPSYLDRYGPVKAPKDLKNHNCLCFALPGFRSSWKFRKEGVAPFQVDVSGKTVIASALSLREGARLGMGVALLANWLIRSDLKEGRLIDLFPEFDCAATDFDTAAWILYPSKAYLPRKVRVMVDFLKAELR; translated from the coding sequence ATGGATATTGAAGCTCTCAAGGCGCTGCTGCTCGTCCGTGACATCGGCAGCATTGCGGGTGCCGCGCGTGCGCTGGACGTCGATGCCTCCAGCGTATCGCGGATCGTTGCCAATACGGAACGCGATCTTGGCGTCCGGATCTTCCAGCGCAGCACGCGGAAACTCGCCTTGACCGAGGAAGGCGGGCGATACCTTCAAAGGATTGCGCCGCTGCTTGAAGAACTTGAAACGGCCGGGGAGGAAGCGGCCTCTCAAGGGGCGCAGCCGAGGGGAACGCTCAAGATGACCGCCTCGGTTGCCTTCGCGCAGGAAGGCATCATGCCGGTCCTGCCGCTCTTCCAGGAGCGTTATCCGGATCTTTCGGTCGAGCTCTATCCCTCCGACTACAACATGGATCTGCTTGCAGAAGGCCTTGATCTGGCGATCCGACTGGCCGCCGCGCCGAAGGGAGACCTGATTTCAACCAGGCTGTTTTCCTCCCACTATCGTGTTGTCGCTTCACCGTCCTATCTGGACCGTTACGGGCCGGTAAAGGCTCCAAAGGACCTTAAGAATCACAATTGCCTGTGTTTTGCGCTTCCGGGTTTTCGAAGCAGCTGGAAGTTTCGGAAAGAGGGTGTCGCGCCGTTTCAGGTCGATGTTTCAGGCAAGACCGTGATCGCGAGTGCGTTGTCGTTGCGGGAAGGCGCGCGTCTCGGTATGGGCGTTGCACTTCTGGCCAACTGGCTGATCCGGAGCGATTTGAAAGAGGGCCGGCTGATCGACCTCTTTCCGGAGTTTGACTGCGCCGCAACCGATTTCGACACGGCCGCCTGGATCCTGTATCCAAGCAAGGCCTACCTGCCGCGAAAAGTCCGCGTCATGGTCGATTTTCTGAAAGCGGAATTGCGGTGA
- a CDS encoding NAD(P)H-dependent oxidoreductase, with amino-acid sequence MTLLLRINSSSRQSGSHSTAVADHFETCFREKHPGCRVISRHVADGSIPLISQQTIEGFYTAPTDMTDGLREATALSNTLISELQQADTLLITAPIYNFSVPAALKAWIDQIVRMGHTFSYEDGSFQGLAKTRRAVVVCAYGAEGYLEGQPFAVANFVEPYLKFLLTFLGIEDIRFISVQGTTGDAETVAERIAAAKQECSQAA; translated from the coding sequence ATGACATTGCTCTTGCGCATCAATTCAAGTTCACGCCAATCCGGCTCGCACTCCACGGCGGTGGCAGACCACTTCGAAACCTGCTTTCGCGAAAAACATCCGGGCTGCCGCGTGATTTCCCGGCACGTGGCCGACGGATCCATCCCGCTCATCAGCCAACAGACCATCGAAGGCTTTTACACCGCACCAACCGACATGACAGATGGTCTGAGGGAAGCGACAGCGCTTTCCAACACGTTGATCTCTGAACTGCAGCAAGCCGACACGCTTCTGATCACCGCTCCCATCTACAACTTCAGCGTCCCGGCAGCGCTCAAGGCCTGGATCGACCAGATCGTCAGAATGGGGCATACCTTTTCCTATGAAGACGGGTCGTTTCAGGGACTTGCAAAAACGCGCCGCGCGGTTGTCGTGTGCGCTTATGGCGCTGAAGGGTACCTTGAAGGCCAGCCGTTCGCCGTCGCCAATTTTGTTGAGCCTTATTTGAAATTCCTGCTCACGTTCCTCGGGATCGAGGACATAAGGTTCATCTCCGTTCAGGGCACGACGGGTGATGCTGAGACTGTTGCGGAACGGATCGCAGCAGCCAAGCAGGAATGCAGCCAGGCAGCGTGA
- the rpmI gene encoding 50S ribosomal protein L35, whose translation MPKLKTKSGAKKRFKVTATGKVKTAQAGKRHGMIKRTNKFIRNARGTTTLSDQDARIVKQFLPYA comes from the coding sequence ATGCCCAAGCTGAAGACGAAATCCGGCGCCAAGAAGCGCTTCAAGGTGACCGCGACCGGCAAGGTGAAAACCGCGCAGGCCGGCAAGCGCCATGGCATGATCAAGCGCACGAACAAGTTCATCCGCAACGCCCGTGGAACGACCACGCTGAGCGACCAGGATGCACGCATCGTAAAGCAGTTCCTGCCATACGCATAA
- the rplT gene encoding 50S ribosomal protein L20 encodes MSRVKRGVTAHARHKKVLKAAKGYYGRRKNTIRVAKQAVEKAGQYAYRDRKAKKRTFRSLWIQRINAATRQHGMTYGRFIDGLNKAGVEVDRKVLSDLAINQPDAFKVLVDKAQGALAA; translated from the coding sequence ATGTCACGCGTCAAACGGGGCGTAACCGCCCACGCTCGCCACAAAAAAGTTCTGAAGGCCGCAAAAGGTTATTACGGCCGCCGCAAGAACACCATCCGCGTTGCCAAGCAGGCCGTCGAGAAGGCAGGACAATACGCCTACCGCGACCGCAAGGCCAAGAAGCGCACGTTCCGTTCGCTCTGGATCCAGCGCATCAACGCGGCAACCCGCCAGCACGGCATGACCTATGGCCGTTTCATCGACGGTCTGAACAAGGCGGGCGTTGAAGTCGACCGCAAGGTTCTGTCCGACCTCGCCATCAACCAGCCGGACGCGTTCAAGGTCCTGGTCGACAAGGCACAGGGTGCACTGGCCGCTTAA
- a CDS encoding alanine/glycine:cation symporter family protein: MEFVQSFFGLIETLTWGWALIPFLVIIGVFFTVMTGFVQIRFFKRMFRVLSSKNQTGDPNAISAREALLLSVGGRVGGGNIAGVAVAITLGGPGAVFWMWAVALVGMCTSLIECSLAQLYKRSEGDGTFRGGPARTIIHGLGSDYRWLAVLYAICLIASFAFGFNAFQGNTVAGAAEESLGIGRLWTGIGLTAITGLIVFGGIHRIAKVADVVVPIMAVGYIAMALIVILVNVTEVPAAIYMIVANAFGLEEAVGGGMGAALAQGLRRGLFSNEAGLGSAPNVAATADVRHPISQGITQSFSVFIDTIIICTCTALIILLGDVYTPGDEAVDGIVLTQQSLASHLGGWTSYFLTLAILLFAFSSIIYNYYLGENALTSMTGNSAAIQVLRILVMGVVFLGATAPGATAVFFFSDPLMGVLAVVNLLALMMLFPTAKRILDDFKEQVNAGIARPVFNPDKFQDLDIDRTAWTGKDPELD; encoded by the coding sequence ATGGAATTCGTGCAGTCTTTTTTCGGTTTGATCGAAACTCTGACCTGGGGATGGGCGCTTATCCCGTTCCTCGTGATTATCGGGGTCTTCTTCACGGTCATGACCGGATTTGTTCAGATCCGGTTTTTCAAACGCATGTTCCGCGTCTTGTCTTCAAAGAACCAGACCGGTGATCCCAACGCCATTTCGGCGCGCGAAGCGCTGTTACTGTCGGTCGGCGGCCGCGTTGGCGGCGGCAACATAGCGGGCGTCGCGGTCGCCATTACCCTTGGTGGTCCAGGCGCTGTTTTCTGGATGTGGGCCGTCGCGCTTGTCGGCATGTGCACAAGCCTGATCGAGTGTTCGCTGGCGCAGCTTTACAAGCGCTCCGAAGGCGACGGCACGTTTCGCGGCGGCCCGGCGCGTACCATCATCCATGGGCTGGGATCGGATTACCGCTGGCTCGCGGTTCTTTACGCCATCTGCCTGATTGCGTCTTTCGCTTTCGGTTTTAACGCATTCCAGGGCAACACGGTTGCAGGTGCCGCCGAGGAAAGCCTTGGCATCGGCCGTCTATGGACGGGAATCGGCCTGACCGCCATAACCGGACTGATCGTCTTCGGCGGTATTCACCGGATCGCGAAAGTCGCCGATGTGGTCGTTCCGATCATGGCGGTCGGCTATATCGCGATGGCACTGATCGTGATTCTTGTAAACGTCACAGAGGTTCCGGCCGCCATCTACATGATCGTGGCCAACGCATTCGGTCTGGAAGAAGCCGTCGGCGGCGGTATGGGCGCCGCGCTCGCACAAGGTTTGCGTCGGGGTCTGTTCTCCAACGAAGCCGGGCTCGGCTCAGCGCCAAACGTCGCAGCAACGGCCGATGTCCGCCACCCGATCAGCCAGGGGATAACCCAGTCCTTCTCCGTCTTCATCGACACGATCATCATCTGCACCTGTACGGCCCTGATCATTCTGCTGGGCGATGTCTATACGCCGGGCGACGAGGCCGTCGATGGTATCGTTCTAACCCAGCAGTCGCTTGCCTCGCATCTGGGTGGCTGGACGAGCTATTTCCTGACGCTGGCGATCCTGCTGTTTGCCTTCAGCTCGATCATCTACAACTACTATCTCGGCGAAAATGCGCTGACATCGATGACCGGGAATTCCGCCGCAATCCAGGTGTTGCGCATTCTGGTCATGGGAGTGGTGTTCCTCGGCGCAACGGCACCCGGAGCAACAGCGGTCTTCTTCTTCTCTGATCCGTTGATGGGCGTTCTCGCGGTGGTGAACCTTCTTGCCCTGATGATGCTGTTCCCGACTGCAAAGCGGATACTTGACGACTTCAAGGAGCAGGTGAACGCAGGCATCGCCCGGCCTGTCTTCAATCCGGACAAGTTCCAGGATCTGGATATCGACCGCACGGCCTGGACCGGGAAAGATCCGGAGTTGGATTGA
- a CDS encoding multicopper oxidase family protein — protein sequence MSRISRRELLAGGAGMLATFSAGGLVAHQAHAASHTLMMSRIDHGILPGTITKDMMSFSPDGPPPVLRFKQGEVATISVTNTLDEASVVHWHGFRIANAMDGVPYLTQYPIEPGQTFRYEFAPPDAGTFWYHPHCNTLEQMARGMTGVMVVEEPEDPGFDRDLPLNIRDFRLGGDGQFISLFKARSAARGGTLGTVSTVNWQVDPVYELKAGSLVRLRLAVTDVTRVGKYEIEGAAAEVIAIDSNPLPSPLPARDIELSPGQRADIALKVPDEEGTAVKLVLKKKFDQKILARFVAKGTSSKRDLRELKPLPPNPVPQPDLNNAEVIEFVFGWSPEGDAPQASICGTLGYTFWSINRTAWPGDVPGPLDPLATLKLGKSYVLRLRNETPNAHPIHLHGVSFVLLRSNKRKLAPLVTDTALLLSQETMDVALVADNPGDWAFHCHVIEHQKTGLAGFLRIED from the coding sequence ATGTCACGTATATCGCGCCGGGAGCTGCTGGCCGGTGGTGCAGGCATGCTGGCGACGTTTTCTGCCGGCGGCTTGGTGGCGCATCAGGCACATGCAGCCAGCCACACCCTGATGATGTCCCGTATCGACCACGGTATTCTGCCTGGGACGATAACGAAAGACATGATGAGCTTTTCACCGGACGGTCCCCCACCGGTGCTCCGCTTCAAGCAGGGCGAAGTGGCAACCATTTCGGTTACAAACACCCTTGACGAGGCATCCGTCGTGCATTGGCACGGCTTCAGGATCGCAAATGCGATGGATGGCGTGCCTTACCTGACCCAGTATCCGATCGAACCCGGGCAAACGTTTCGATACGAATTTGCGCCACCGGACGCTGGCACCTTCTGGTATCACCCGCATTGCAACACGCTGGAGCAGATGGCGCGCGGCATGACCGGTGTGATGGTGGTCGAAGAGCCGGAAGACCCCGGGTTTGATCGGGATCTTCCGCTTAACATTCGCGATTTCAGGCTTGGCGGTGACGGACAGTTCATTTCCCTGTTCAAGGCACGAAGCGCCGCAAGGGGTGGTACGCTCGGGACGGTGTCGACGGTCAATTGGCAGGTGGACCCTGTTTATGAGCTGAAGGCGGGGAGCCTTGTGCGGCTGCGGCTTGCCGTTACAGATGTCACGCGCGTTGGCAAATATGAGATCGAAGGCGCGGCGGCGGAAGTGATTGCCATCGATTCAAATCCGCTGCCATCCCCTCTGCCTGCCCGGGATATTGAGCTGTCGCCGGGACAGCGCGCGGATATTGCACTGAAGGTGCCGGACGAGGAAGGCACGGCCGTCAAGCTGGTCCTGAAAAAGAAATTCGACCAGAAGATTCTGGCACGCTTTGTTGCCAAAGGCACCAGCTCAAAGCGGGACCTGCGCGAGTTGAAACCGTTGCCTCCGAACCCTGTTCCGCAACCAGATCTCAACAACGCCGAAGTGATTGAGTTCGTCTTCGGCTGGTCACCGGAAGGCGATGCGCCTCAAGCCAGCATCTGCGGAACGCTCGGTTATACCTTCTGGTCGATCAATCGCACAGCCTGGCCGGGCGATGTTCCCGGCCCGCTCGATCCGCTGGCGACGCTCAAGCTTGGAAAATCCTATGTTCTAAGGCTTCGCAATGAAACGCCTAACGCTCACCCCATCCATCTTCATGGTGTTTCGTTCGTGCTGCTGCGCTCGAACAAACGCAAACTGGCACCGCTCGTAACCGATACGGCGCTGCTGCTTTCCCAGGAAACAATGGATGTGGCTCTGGTCGCGGACAATCCGGGAGACTGGGCGTTTCATTGCCACGTTATCGAACACCAGAAAACCGGCCTTGCCGGTTTTCTCAGGATAGAAGACTGA
- the ggt gene encoding gamma-glutamyltransferase, whose product MKRDFQAPGRSPVFARNAAAATSHPLATSAVLEVLQTGGNAVDAAIAGVAVQCVVETHMTGIGGDCFAIVTEPDGRLTGFNGSGAAPKAASPQRLAELGVEEIADTSAHAVTVPGAVRAWETLLSAHGTRSFRELFKRAIEYAREGFPVAPRVARDWAQNVTKLSGDEISAARYLINGQAPEAGTILKYPHLADTLEQIAEGGADAFYTGDIARDIVSALQAKGGLMTEDDLAACHTTAVAPVMRDYKGFSVAELPPNGQGVIALVILGILEKFDLENLDPLGPERFHLEMEASRIAYAVRDKFVTDPNYMDVCHTRLIGSDYIDQLAGLVSRETRVSALPEASLSPQTDTVYLSVVDKDGLSVSFINSLFSDFGSGIVAPASGVLLHSRGRSFKAAPGYANSIDGGKRPLHTIIPAMVLKDGAPFLSFGVMGGQYQACGHAHLLTNIIDYGMDVQAAIDFPRMFFDLNTHDLEAERLIPASTIDGLRALGHKVRPAPGPIGGSQAIMIDKARHLLTAGSDPRKDGHAAGY is encoded by the coding sequence GTGAAGCGTGATTTTCAGGCTCCGGGGCGCTCGCCGGTTTTTGCGCGCAACGCGGCCGCCGCAACCTCTCACCCGCTTGCGACCAGCGCGGTTCTGGAAGTTTTGCAAACTGGCGGCAACGCGGTTGATGCCGCGATCGCAGGTGTGGCCGTGCAATGTGTCGTCGAAACGCACATGACCGGCATTGGTGGCGACTGCTTTGCGATCGTTACGGAGCCCGATGGCCGTCTGACCGGTTTCAACGGATCGGGTGCAGCGCCCAAGGCCGCGTCGCCCCAGCGTCTTGCGGAACTGGGTGTCGAAGAGATAGCGGACACGTCCGCCCACGCCGTCACCGTACCCGGAGCCGTGAGGGCCTGGGAAACACTGCTGTCGGCCCACGGCACGCGATCCTTCAGAGAACTTTTCAAGAGAGCCATTGAATATGCCCGCGAAGGGTTCCCCGTTGCGCCGAGAGTTGCGCGGGACTGGGCGCAAAATGTTACGAAACTCTCAGGGGATGAGATCTCGGCGGCGCGCTACCTGATCAACGGACAGGCGCCAGAAGCCGGTACTATTTTGAAGTACCCCCATCTTGCCGATACGCTCGAGCAAATCGCCGAAGGCGGGGCGGATGCGTTCTACACCGGCGACATCGCCCGTGACATCGTGTCGGCGCTTCAGGCCAAGGGTGGCCTCATGACCGAAGATGATCTTGCTGCGTGCCACACCACCGCCGTTGCTCCCGTCATGCGCGACTACAAGGGCTTCTCCGTCGCCGAACTGCCCCCCAACGGGCAGGGTGTCATCGCGCTTGTGATCCTTGGAATCCTAGAAAAGTTCGATCTGGAAAATCTGGACCCGCTTGGGCCGGAGCGTTTCCATCTGGAGATGGAGGCTTCCCGCATCGCTTACGCGGTTCGGGACAAGTTCGTCACGGACCCGAATTACATGGATGTGTGCCACACACGGCTGATCGGGTCGGACTATATCGACCAGCTCGCGGGGCTGGTGTCACGCGAAACCCGCGTTTCCGCACTTCCCGAGGCGTCCCTTTCGCCGCAGACGGACACCGTCTATCTGAGCGTTGTCGACAAGGACGGTCTTTCGGTTTCCTTCATCAATTCGCTTTTCAGCGATTTCGGGTCCGGAATCGTCGCACCGGCAAGCGGTGTGCTGCTCCATAGCCGAGGCAGGTCATTCAAGGCCGCGCCCGGATATGCGAATTCGATCGATGGCGGCAAACGGCCTCTCCATACAATCATTCCGGCCATGGTGCTGAAGGATGGCGCTCCCTTCCTGTCATTCGGGGTGATGGGCGGCCAGTACCAGGCCTGCGGACACGCCCATCTTCTGACGAACATCATCGACTACGGCATGGATGTGCAGGCGGCGATCGATTTCCCGCGTATGTTCTTCGACCTGAACACTCATGACCTTGAGGCAGAAAGACTGATCCCGGCCTCGACAATCGACGGTTTGAGGGCGCTTGGACACAAGGTTCGTCCAGCACCGGGCCCGATCGGCGGAAGTCAGGCAATCATGATCGACAAGGCCCGTCATCTCCTGACGGCAGGGTCCGATCCGCGCAAGGACGGGCACGCGGCCGGATATTGA
- a CDS encoding heme-binding protein: MANGISLSTAETITSAAFAKAAELGLKPLTVVVLDAGGHTIILKRQDGSSNLRPEIATGKANGALAVGTGTRWLNANAETRPHFVNALNGVAGGNIVPVPGGVLVRNEAGETVGAVGITGDTSENDEACAVAGIETVGLVPDCG; this comes from the coding sequence ATGGCAAATGGCATTTCACTTTCAACGGCAGAGACCATCACTTCTGCCGCATTTGCAAAAGCAGCCGAACTGGGATTGAAGCCGCTGACGGTTGTGGTCCTTGATGCGGGCGGACACACGATCATTTTGAAACGTCAGGACGGATCTTCGAACCTGCGTCCGGAGATCGCCACCGGTAAGGCGAACGGTGCCCTGGCGGTTGGAACCGGTACAAGATGGCTGAATGCCAACGCGGAAACACGCCCACATTTTGTCAACGCTCTGAACGGTGTCGCAGGAGGTAATATCGTCCCGGTCCCAGGTGGCGTTCTTGTCAGAAACGAAGCAGGTGAAACAGTCGGCGCGGTCGGCATCACGGGCGACACGTCGGAAAATGACGAGGCCTGCGCCGTGGCCGGTATCGAGACAGTCGGACTGGTTCCTGATTGCGGATAA
- the phaR gene encoding polyhydroxyalkanoate synthesis repressor PhaR translates to MAKTSEPTIIKKYANRRLYNTGTSTYVTLEDLAVMVKGEEDFVVYDAKTGEDITRSVLTQIIFEQEGKGQNLLPVTFLRQLIRFYGDSMQGLVPSFLEYSMTSLTKEQEKLRSQMSEAFGATAFEAIEDQVKRNTEMFERAMKMFMPFPTGESGGATNSGSEAGAAKKGQTESGDLDDMKRQLEEMQKKINQLSDKS, encoded by the coding sequence ATGGCTAAGACAAGCGAGCCGACAATCATCAAGAAATACGCCAACCGGCGGCTCTACAATACGGGCACCAGCACCTATGTCACGCTCGAGGATCTGGCGGTGATGGTGAAGGGAGAAGAGGATTTTGTGGTCTATGACGCCAAGACGGGAGAAGACATCACCCGCTCTGTGCTGACCCAGATCATTTTCGAACAGGAAGGCAAGGGGCAGAACCTGCTGCCTGTCACCTTTCTGCGCCAGCTGATCCGGTTTTATGGCGACAGTATGCAGGGGCTCGTTCCGAGCTTTCTCGAATACTCCATGACCTCGCTTACCAAAGAGCAGGAAAAGCTTCGCTCGCAAATGAGCGAGGCGTTCGGCGCGACCGCGTTCGAGGCGATCGAGGATCAGGTCAAGCGCAACACGGAAATGTTCGAACGGGCCATGAAAATGTTCATGCCGTTTCCGACAGGCGAATCCGGTGGCGCCACAAATTCCGGGTCGGAGGCAGGCGCTGCCAAGAAAGGCCAGACCGAATCGGGGGATCTGGACGACATGAAGCGTCAGCTGGAAGAGATGCAGAAGAAGATCAACCAGCTGTCCGACAAAAGCTAG